A genomic window from Micromonospora ferruginea includes:
- a CDS encoding cellulose binding domain-containing protein has protein sequence MSRHATRFGSVAAAILLALGMGAAVVGGGLAGSARAADVGAAAATAGCGKAPTLGNGTYTITSSGKNRSFILKLPDSYDRNRQYRLVFGFHWWGGTAVDVATGQTVQRDVWSYYGLLRLSNNSTIFVAPQGLDNGWANSGGQDVTFVDDMLRRIEGDLCVDTTQRFSVGFSYGGGMSYALACARPNVFRAVAVQSSPGTLSGCSGGTQPIAYLGVHGIGDNIASGRALRDRFVATNGCTAASPPEPRSGSLTHTVYSYSGCRSGYPVVWAAFDGGHIAAPQDGAGGDSGTRTWVPAEVWKFFTQFAGTTPTPSPTVSPTPSPTTSPTTPVPGGCAATYRTATEWPGGFQGEVTVTAGAAAIGGWRVSWTLAGGQSITQLWGGRNAPSGSTQNVSNEAWNGSLAAGASTTFGFTANGSATTPSLTCTRV, from the coding sequence ATGTCGAGACACGCAACGAGATTCGGGTCGGTCGCGGCCGCGATCCTGCTGGCCCTGGGCATGGGCGCCGCCGTGGTCGGCGGCGGGCTCGCCGGCAGCGCCCGGGCCGCGGACGTCGGCGCGGCGGCCGCGACGGCCGGCTGCGGCAAGGCCCCCACCCTGGGCAACGGCACCTACACCATCACCAGCAGCGGCAAGAACCGCAGCTTCATCCTGAAGCTGCCCGACTCCTACGACCGCAACCGCCAGTACCGGCTCGTCTTCGGGTTCCACTGGTGGGGCGGCACCGCGGTCGACGTGGCGACCGGCCAGACCGTGCAGCGCGACGTGTGGTCCTACTACGGCCTGCTGCGGCTGTCGAACAACAGCACGATCTTCGTGGCGCCGCAGGGCCTCGACAACGGCTGGGCCAACTCCGGCGGCCAGGACGTCACGTTCGTCGACGACATGCTCCGGCGGATCGAGGGCGACCTGTGCGTCGACACGACGCAGCGGTTCTCCGTCGGCTTCAGCTACGGCGGCGGCATGAGCTACGCCCTGGCCTGCGCCCGGCCGAACGTGTTCCGCGCGGTCGCGGTGCAGTCCTCACCCGGCACGCTCAGCGGATGCAGCGGCGGCACCCAGCCGATCGCGTACCTCGGGGTGCACGGCATCGGTGACAACATCGCCAGCGGACGTGCGCTGCGGGACCGCTTCGTCGCCACCAACGGCTGCACCGCGGCGAGCCCGCCGGAGCCCAGATCCGGCAGCCTGACCCACACGGTCTACAGCTACTCCGGCTGCCGGTCCGGCTACCCGGTGGTGTGGGCGGCGTTCGACGGCGGTCATATCGCCGCGCCGCAGGACGGCGCCGGCGGCGACAGCGGCACGCGGACCTGGGTCCCGGCCGAGGTGTGGAAGTTCTTCACCCAGTTCGCCGGCACCACGCCGACCCCGTCGCCCACCGTCTCGCCGACTCCGTCGCCCACGACCTCGCCGACCACGCCGGTTCCCGGCGGCTGCGCCGCCACCTACCGGACCGCCACCGAGTGGCCGGGCGGCTTCCAGGGCGAGGTCACGGTGACCGCCGGCGCCGCCGCCATCGGCGGATGGCGGGTCAGTTGGACGCTGGCCGGCGGGCAGAGCATCACCCAGCTCTGGGGCGGACGCAACGCGCCCTCCGGCAGCACCCAGAACGTCTCCAACGAGGCCTGGAACGGCAGCCTGGCGGCGGGCGCGTCCACCACGTTCGGCTTCACCGCCAACGGCTCGGCGACCACACCGTCCCTGACCTGCACCCGCGTCTGA
- a CDS encoding glycoside hydrolase family 43 protein: MAISRRALIKAVAASGALTAASVTGLPGVAWAANTAYAMAYFTETPNFQGADYGLHLAVSRDGLHWTPLNQNNPVVTPTQGQLGLRDPFVLRKQDGTFVILATDLKGTNFGLNSQYLHVWDSRDLTNLTGYRRIRMHTLPASHTWAPTAFWDANRGQYGIVYSCNSGGDVLMVNYTSDFVTVGPQQVFFSPGFGVLDGDVVVDGGTTYLYYKNLSTGLLYGARSSTGAPNSFTTYTSGLRQGNAIEAPLLVKNNEGSGWRLWGDSFSPVNADYYIWSTASIGGNSWTALNQRDYTPPLNAKHGSVVGISDAEYTAMVSRWGTPNWVRLKSSNLPDSVVRHSNGVGRLDAYPFDPYQDQMWRMVAGLADSTAVSFESVNRPGNFLRHYNYAIRLDPNDGSATFRADATFHRTAGLADGAWTSFRSYNFPDRYLRHANYLLRIDPLSSASGASDRQDATFRITP; this comes from the coding sequence GTGGCGATCAGTCGACGAGCACTCATCAAGGCCGTGGCCGCCTCCGGCGCGCTCACCGCAGCGTCGGTCACCGGCCTGCCCGGCGTCGCCTGGGCGGCCAACACCGCCTACGCGATGGCCTACTTCACCGAGACGCCGAACTTCCAGGGCGCGGACTACGGCCTGCACCTGGCGGTGAGCCGGGACGGTCTCCACTGGACGCCGCTGAACCAGAACAACCCGGTGGTCACCCCGACACAGGGGCAACTGGGCCTGCGGGACCCCTTCGTGCTCCGCAAGCAGGACGGCACGTTCGTCATCCTGGCCACCGATCTCAAGGGCACCAACTTCGGCCTGAACAGCCAGTACCTGCACGTGTGGGACTCCCGGGACCTGACCAACCTCACCGGCTACCGCCGGATCCGGATGCACACCTTGCCCGCCTCGCACACCTGGGCGCCGACGGCGTTCTGGGACGCCAACCGCGGCCAGTACGGCATCGTCTACTCCTGCAACAGCGGCGGCGACGTGCTGATGGTCAACTACACCAGCGACTTCGTCACCGTCGGCCCGCAGCAGGTGTTCTTCAGCCCCGGCTTCGGCGTGCTCGACGGCGACGTCGTGGTCGACGGCGGCACCACCTACCTCTACTACAAGAACCTCTCCACCGGCCTGCTGTACGGCGCCCGCTCCTCGACCGGCGCGCCGAACAGCTTCACCACCTACACCAGCGGCCTGCGGCAGGGCAACGCGATCGAGGCGCCGCTGCTGGTCAAGAACAACGAGGGCAGCGGCTGGCGGCTGTGGGGCGACTCTTTCAGCCCGGTCAACGCCGACTACTACATCTGGTCCACCGCCAGCATTGGCGGCAACTCGTGGACCGCGCTCAACCAGCGCGACTACACCCCGCCGCTGAACGCCAAGCACGGCTCCGTCGTCGGGATCAGCGACGCCGAGTACACCGCGATGGTCTCCCGGTGGGGCACCCCGAACTGGGTCCGGCTCAAGTCGTCGAACCTGCCCGACTCCGTGGTGCGGCACAGCAACGGCGTCGGCCGCCTCGACGCCTACCCGTTCGACCCCTACCAGGACCAGATGTGGCGGATGGTGGCCGGCCTGGCCGACTCCACCGCCGTGTCGTTCGAGTCGGTGAACCGGCCGGGCAACTTCCTGCGGCACTACAACTACGCCATCCGCCTCGACCCGAACGACGGGTCGGCGACGTTCCGCGCGGACGCCACCTTCCACCGCACCGCCGGCCTGGCCGACGGCGCGTGGACGTCGTTCCGGTCCTACAACTTCCCGGACCGCTACCTGCGCCACGCCAACTACCTGCTGCGCATCGACCCGCTCAGCTCGGCCTCCGGCGCGAGCGACCGGCAGGACGCCACCTTCCGCATCACCCCCTGA
- a CDS encoding LacI family DNA-binding transcriptional regulator, translating into MIEEGPRPHLRKPRRGDLPLATIAELAGVSPPTVSKVLNGRRGVGEQTRQRVEALLRDHGYRRRQSTGAALCVEVVFHQMLSSIAMQILRGVQEVAGAHDHTVGFTDVHRLVSAGLPWADQLLARQPTAVITVLSLVTAEDGERFTADGIPLVAIDPVGDLFPTPAVGSNNWSGALAATRHLLDLGHRRVGVLTGPVRDLSARARSDGFRAALDYAGVPFDQSLERHGVFTFESGRDLATQLLARPDPPTAVVCGDDLQAMGVYAAARDAGLRIPDDLSVVGFDDVEQAAWLAPPLTTVRQPFAEIGATAARLALTMADGHAPAQERYELGTTLVVRGSTAPPSSR; encoded by the coding sequence GTGATCGAAGAAGGACCGCGTCCGCACCTGCGCAAACCACGGCGCGGCGACCTTCCCCTCGCGACGATCGCCGAACTCGCCGGGGTGTCCCCACCCACCGTCTCCAAGGTCCTCAACGGCCGGCGCGGGGTGGGCGAGCAGACCCGGCAGCGGGTCGAGGCGCTGCTGCGCGACCACGGCTACCGGCGGCGACAGAGCACCGGCGCGGCCCTCTGCGTCGAGGTGGTCTTCCACCAGATGCTCTCCTCGATCGCCATGCAGATCCTGCGCGGCGTCCAGGAGGTCGCCGGCGCCCACGACCACACCGTCGGCTTCACCGACGTGCACCGGCTCGTGTCGGCCGGGCTGCCCTGGGCGGACCAACTGCTGGCGCGGCAGCCGACCGCCGTCATCACCGTGCTCTCCCTGGTCACCGCCGAGGACGGCGAACGGTTCACGGCCGACGGGATACCGCTGGTCGCCATCGACCCGGTCGGCGACCTGTTCCCCACGCCCGCCGTCGGGTCCAACAACTGGAGCGGCGCGCTCGCCGCCACCCGGCACCTGCTCGACCTCGGCCACCGTCGCGTCGGCGTGCTCACCGGACCGGTCCGGGACCTGTCCGCGCGCGCCCGCTCCGACGGCTTCCGGGCCGCGCTGGACTACGCCGGCGTCCCGTTCGACCAGAGCCTCGAACGGCACGGCGTGTTCACCTTCGAGAGCGGCCGCGACCTCGCCACCCAGTTGCTCGCCCGGCCCGACCCGCCGACCGCCGTCGTCTGCGGCGACGACCTCCAGGCGATGGGCGTCTACGCGGCCGCCCGCGACGCCGGCCTGCGGATACCGGACGACCTCAGCGTGGTCGGCTTCGACGACGTCGAGCAGGCGGCCTGGCTGGCGCCGCCGCTGACCACGGTGCGGCAACCGTTCGCCGAGATCGGCGCCACCGCCGCCCGGCTCGCCCTGACCATGGCCGACGGCCACGCCCCGGCCCAGGAGCGCTACGAACTCGGCACCACGCTCGTCGTGCGGGGCAGCACCGCGCCGCCGTCATCGCGATGA
- a CDS encoding nitroreductase, which yields MDLAAFRALEPLCWRAPSAHNTQPWRLRYERWAITVGWDPADALPAGDPTGRDLRLSLGAFVETCLIVAADAGLRLDWVADHDDAEHRVGRLRPARQPYRTPFHAGDVADRRTHRGRFTDGPDAGLLTAVDEVARQAGGAVHVVPAGRLGALRRVADRRVYADPAVTAELRRWLRLDPARPEYRSDGLSDRCLGLSRPAAAGLRAALAAYPVLRPLGLPRLLAAGDDPLARGGTVLALVAPPDLDAAGQVEFGRVLMRMWLTLHAAGLAAHPLSQLVDVGATRDAIGASLDVAPERILHVTRVGRPVAPAPRSARRVGPGGGARRRSVAARVGQAFGSGTRPAGAGPPGHHRDDGGAVLPRTTSVVPSS from the coding sequence ATGGACCTCGCCGCGTTCCGCGCATTGGAGCCGCTGTGCTGGCGGGCCCCGAGCGCGCACAACACCCAGCCGTGGCGGCTGCGCTACGAGCGCTGGGCGATCACCGTCGGCTGGGACCCGGCGGACGCGCTGCCGGCCGGCGACCCGACCGGGCGGGACCTGCGGCTGTCCCTCGGCGCGTTCGTGGAGACCTGCCTGATCGTGGCCGCCGACGCGGGACTGCGACTGGACTGGGTCGCCGACCACGACGACGCGGAGCATCGGGTGGGCCGGCTGCGCCCGGCGCGGCAGCCGTACCGGACGCCGTTCCACGCCGGCGACGTGGCGGACCGGCGTACCCACCGGGGCCGGTTCACCGACGGCCCGGACGCCGGGTTGCTGACCGCCGTCGACGAGGTGGCCCGGCAGGCCGGCGGCGCGGTGCACGTCGTCCCGGCCGGGCGGCTCGGCGCGCTGCGCCGCGTCGCCGACCGCCGGGTGTACGCGGACCCGGCGGTCACCGCCGAGCTGCGGCGCTGGTTGCGCCTGGACCCGGCGCGGCCGGAGTACCGGTCGGACGGGCTCAGCGACCGGTGCCTCGGGTTGTCCCGCCCGGCGGCCGCCGGGCTGCGGGCGGCGCTGGCCGCCTATCCGGTGCTGCGCCCGTTGGGGCTGCCCCGCCTGCTCGCCGCCGGCGACGACCCGCTCGCGCGCGGCGGCACGGTGCTGGCGCTGGTCGCGCCGCCCGACCTGGACGCGGCCGGGCAGGTCGAGTTCGGGCGGGTGCTCATGCGGATGTGGCTGACCCTGCACGCGGCCGGCCTGGCCGCGCACCCGTTGAGTCAGCTCGTCGACGTCGGCGCCACCCGCGACGCGATCGGCGCGTCGCTGGACGTCGCGCCGGAGCGGATCCTGCACGTCACCCGGGTAGGTCGGCCGGTGGCGCCGGCGCCCCGCTCGGCCCGCCGGGTCGGGCCCGGCGGGGGAGCGCGGAGGCGCTCCGTGGCGGCGCGGGTGGGCCAGGCGTTCGGGTCGGGGACGCGGCCGGCGGGGGCGGGACCGCCCGGGCATCATCGCGATGACGGCGGCGCGGTGCTGCCCCGCACGACGAGCGTGGTGCCGAGTTCGTAG
- a CDS encoding GNAT family N-acetyltransferase, which translates to MSGHRFERVTGRRALTQFLAFTDRLYADEPRFVPTPRQQIRRWWGEGVPMYVLRDATGAVVGRTTLHTDADLDAKVGRRCQLFGLTEFTAPAGPALFDAIDAHAAADRELLFGPVALLPNQAGGVITDGYADRGFVDSAWNPPRYPAAYEAYGFARRFVSDTWICPVPPPVGPAPALGAQPDGARLELHRGNVRRLDEQLDLLRGMLNDSFAQLGYYTPISAAQLRRQTDGLAYLLDESLLLYLTRDGRPVAFVLCVPDISEFLVRVRGDLNPVNQVRLLATRRRHRREAVLIIKGVRPEFQGRGYQRLLAAHLHRNLHAGGYTTLRSTYVGRDNPASAAPYRRLGGRPLHGYTFYAKER; encoded by the coding sequence GTGAGCGGGCACCGGTTCGAGCGGGTCACCGGCCGGCGCGCGCTGACCCAGTTCCTCGCGTTCACCGACCGGCTCTACGCCGACGAGCCGCGCTTCGTGCCGACGCCCCGGCAGCAGATCCGCCGCTGGTGGGGCGAGGGCGTGCCGATGTACGTGCTGCGCGACGCCACCGGCGCGGTGGTCGGGCGGACCACACTGCACACCGACGCGGACCTCGACGCGAAGGTGGGCCGCCGGTGCCAGTTGTTCGGGCTCACCGAGTTCACCGCGCCGGCCGGCCCGGCGCTGTTCGACGCGATCGACGCGCACGCCGCCGCCGACCGGGAGCTGCTGTTCGGGCCGGTGGCGCTGCTGCCCAACCAGGCCGGCGGCGTGATCACCGACGGCTACGCCGACCGGGGTTTCGTGGACAGCGCCTGGAACCCGCCGCGCTACCCGGCCGCCTACGAGGCGTACGGGTTCGCCCGGCGGTTCGTCTCGGACACCTGGATCTGCCCGGTGCCGCCCCCGGTCGGTCCGGCGCCGGCGCTCGGCGCGCAGCCCGACGGCGCGCGGCTGGAACTGCACCGGGGGAACGTGCGGCGCCTCGACGAGCAGCTCGACCTGCTGCGCGGGATGCTCAACGACTCGTTCGCCCAGCTCGGCTACTACACCCCGATCTCGGCGGCGCAGTTGCGCCGGCAGACCGACGGGTTGGCGTACCTGCTGGACGAGTCACTGCTGCTCTACCTGACCCGGGATGGGCGACCGGTCGCGTTCGTGCTCTGCGTGCCGGACATCAGCGAGTTCCTGGTCCGGGTGCGCGGCGACCTGAACCCGGTCAACCAGGTGCGGCTGCTGGCGACCCGTCGCCGCCACCGCCGCGAGGCGGTGCTGATCATCAAGGGCGTGCGGCCGGAGTTCCAGGGCCGCGGCTACCAGCGGCTGCTCGCCGCGCACCTGCACCGCAACCTGCACGCCGGCGGCTACACCACGCTGCGCAGCACCTACGTCGGGCGGGACAACCCGGCGTCGGCCGCGCCGTACCGCCGGCTCGGCGGCCGGCCGCTGCACGGCTACACCTTCTACGCCAAGGAGCGCTGA
- a CDS encoding DUF4188 domain-containing protein codes for MRTRDFSLAPAQARAGAMFIGGTRYANPLVLLRLAPDWFRMVRDMRRMSGYRWHTVYWQFPLTLGTIAFFADRDAMLRFARTRHHRKLMAWLTDGNRNATAGFIRLYSADPDGYSNGAWRAEDGAMGHIEEFTPLGVETAGPAVRR; via the coding sequence ATGCGTACCCGAGATTTCTCCCTGGCCCCGGCGCAGGCCCGCGCGGGCGCGATGTTCATCGGCGGCACCCGGTACGCGAACCCGCTGGTGCTGCTGCGACTGGCCCCCGACTGGTTCCGGATGGTGCGGGACATGCGCCGGATGTCCGGCTACCGCTGGCACACCGTCTACTGGCAGTTCCCGCTGACGTTGGGCACGATCGCGTTCTTCGCCGACCGGGACGCGATGCTGCGCTTCGCCCGGACCCGGCACCACCGCAAGTTGATGGCGTGGCTGACCGACGGCAACCGCAACGCGACGGCCGGGTTCATCCGGCTCTACAGCGCCGACCCGGACGGCTACTCCAACGGGGCGTGGCGGGCCGAGGACGGCGCGATGGGCCACATCGAGGAGTTCACCCCGCTGGGCGTGGAGACGGCCGGGCCGGCGGTGCGTCGGTGA